In the genome of Myxococcus stipitatus, one region contains:
- a CDS encoding GGDEF domain-containing response regulator — protein sequence MAGPILVVDDDLFFRQLASDMLARHGHRVVAVENGTQALEEAARTPFDLVITDVVMPGVDGFALTARLRERDPDQEVILVSHRLDVKGSEMALRSGAADCLVKPVEETDLVLAVDRALERAALRRERAQLRDENLEFARFHNLHQRCLELISQSDLEWLQERIISELSAVCDAQSAALWVLDDRGDLVLRAYRGLLDKQFLAEKMNPEGPLAARLKDAQPWLARDERSVVLYVPLMVSGEIVGLAQLSDPLAGDFRPEHSRDARVLADFAAVGVKNGRRMMALQRLGLRDRETAAYNLSYFTDYASKEIYKARRYGRTFSLLTFSIDNLPLVRVRQGAADAKKAVRGIIRALSKIIRDSDVIAKASDQEFYLLLPETDFFGAMMFVRRAVAAVREEPEVQDVESRLPLALVGGASTFPKDGEDFDELVHRCRRRMDERRASLQRRLMLDGLPFWDEVDLLLGTPNSPKLPLDERAEPSRRGKVADVLFDELQAEIARELMRDPGSRGLLYVGGPEIRSDLPIASGLESAPPDLSSRIYLLGRRVDLESHPALTPVFLEGDERVSRHEFILWLSESAAYALIQRRGRGATWGFHTSDTAVVDGLISKLQAEYDLQPY from the coding sequence GTGGCCGGTCCTATTCTCGTCGTTGACGACGACCTGTTCTTCCGCCAGCTCGCCAGCGACATGCTGGCCCGTCATGGGCACCGTGTGGTCGCGGTGGAGAACGGCACCCAGGCGCTCGAGGAGGCCGCACGCACGCCGTTCGACCTGGTCATCACCGACGTGGTGATGCCCGGCGTGGACGGCTTCGCGCTCACCGCCCGCCTGCGCGAGAGGGACCCGGACCAGGAGGTCATCCTGGTCAGCCATCGCCTGGACGTGAAGGGCTCGGAGATGGCGCTGCGCTCGGGCGCGGCGGACTGCCTCGTCAAGCCGGTGGAGGAGACGGACCTGGTGCTCGCGGTGGACCGCGCCCTGGAGCGCGCGGCCCTGCGTCGCGAGCGCGCGCAGCTGCGCGACGAGAACCTGGAGTTCGCCCGCTTCCACAACCTGCACCAGCGCTGCCTGGAGCTCATCTCCCAGTCGGACCTGGAGTGGCTCCAGGAGCGAATCATCTCGGAGCTGTCCGCGGTGTGCGACGCGCAGAGCGCCGCGCTGTGGGTGCTCGACGACCGGGGCGACCTGGTGCTGCGCGCGTACCGGGGGCTGCTCGACAAGCAGTTCCTCGCGGAGAAGATGAACCCGGAGGGCCCGCTGGCCGCGCGGCTGAAGGATGCGCAGCCGTGGCTCGCCCGGGATGAGCGCTCGGTGGTGCTGTACGTGCCGCTGATGGTGTCTGGGGAGATTGTCGGCCTCGCGCAGCTCTCCGACCCGCTGGCGGGAGACTTCCGGCCCGAGCACTCGCGGGATGCGCGCGTGCTCGCGGACTTCGCCGCGGTGGGCGTGAAGAACGGCCGGAGGATGATGGCGCTCCAGCGGCTGGGGCTCCGCGACCGCGAGACGGCGGCCTACAACCTCAGCTACTTCACCGACTACGCCTCCAAGGAGATCTACAAGGCGCGGCGCTATGGTCGGACCTTCTCGCTGCTGACTTTCTCCATCGACAACCTGCCGCTGGTGCGCGTGCGCCAGGGCGCGGCGGACGCGAAGAAGGCGGTGCGCGGCATCATCCGCGCGCTGAGCAAGATCATCCGCGACTCCGACGTCATCGCGAAGGCGAGCGACCAGGAGTTCTACCTGCTCCTGCCGGAGACGGACTTCTTCGGCGCGATGATGTTCGTGCGCCGCGCCGTCGCCGCGGTGCGCGAGGAGCCCGAGGTCCAGGACGTCGAGTCGCGCCTGCCCCTGGCCCTCGTCGGCGGAGCCAGCACCTTCCCGAAGGACGGCGAGGACTTCGACGAGCTGGTGCACCGCTGCCGCCGCCGCATGGACGAGCGCCGCGCGTCGCTCCAGCGGCGCCTGATGTTGGACGGGCTGCCGTTCTGGGACGAGGTGGACCTGCTGCTCGGCACGCCCAACAGCCCCAAGCTCCCGCTGGACGAGCGCGCCGAGCCCAGCCGCCGGGGCAAGGTGGCGGACGTCCTCTTCGACGAGCTCCAGGCGGAGATCGCGCGCGAGCTGATGCGAGACCCGGGCTCGCGGGGCCTCTTGTACGTGGGCGGGCCGGAGATCCGCTCGGACCTGCCCATCGCCTCCGGGCTGGAGTCGGCGCCGCCGGACCTGTCGTCGCGCATCTACCTGTTGGGGCGCCGGGTGGACCTCGAGTCGCATCCCGCGCTGACGCCCGTGTTCCTCGAAGGGGACGAGCGGGTGTCGCGGCACGAGTTCATCCTCTGGCTCTCGGAGAGCGCGGCCTATGCGCTCATCCAGCGGCGGGGGCGCGGCGCGACGTGGGGGTTCCACACCTCGGACACCGCGGTGGTGGACGGGCTCATCTCCAAGCTGCAGGCCGAGTACGACCTGCAGCCCTACTGA
- a CDS encoding DUF4388 domain-containing protein, translating to MAQVRKILIADPDLESVRALSRALRTKGYQVHYAPDGSRALEVAVLRHPDLTLFDEGCRLLEARTFIQILRTNPRTEDIPVVLTTSSFDGDRYRGLRDGYLRKPFNLDEVLSRIEHIFRRNEAAKDLKVEQQEIEGSLSQLSIPDLMQLLGMNRRSGKLSLERGNERGEIHVAEGRPVNAKLGRVEGEKALFRLLAWADGTFTFSPGGSPARPRINRAMDDALLEGMRQSDEVNRLMPGLPPRHTRLMLAPDLDLQQDQHPVTAQVVGLLRQPRALGEVLDLAPATDLEVLGVLSTLIQRGVAKPADADGADANANELLGAAEVHALRGRILRTKAPAKVATAKIFVCGSGSSAARRVMARVPGLEALSAEPTAVKSGFGTLGRLVLSEVLRLDFCTLPPAEAARPLWRPFSAGAVGALLMDVSEPAVGLAHYLAWEARMPIVVVGAEVPAALQGAPAGALSVVDDLGEALRALLVQALNPAPMLPGVPQVQRAIASGA from the coding sequence GTGGCCCAGGTCCGCAAGATTCTCATCGCCGACCCCGACCTCGAGTCGGTCCGTGCGCTCTCCCGCGCGCTGCGCACCAAGGGGTATCAGGTGCACTACGCGCCGGATGGCTCGCGCGCGCTGGAAGTGGCGGTGCTGCGCCACCCCGACCTCACGCTGTTCGACGAGGGCTGCCGCCTGTTGGAGGCGCGCACCTTCATCCAGATTCTCCGCACCAACCCTCGCACCGAGGACATCCCGGTGGTGCTCACCACGTCGAGCTTCGACGGGGACCGCTACCGGGGCCTGCGCGACGGCTACCTGCGCAAGCCCTTCAACCTGGACGAGGTGCTCAGCCGCATCGAGCACATCTTCCGCCGCAACGAGGCGGCCAAGGACCTGAAGGTCGAGCAGCAGGAGATTGAAGGCTCGCTCAGCCAGCTGAGCATCCCGGACCTGATGCAGCTGCTCGGGATGAACCGGCGCAGCGGGAAGCTGTCGCTGGAGCGGGGCAACGAGCGCGGCGAAATCCACGTGGCGGAAGGCCGCCCGGTGAACGCGAAGCTGGGCCGCGTGGAAGGGGAGAAGGCGCTGTTCCGCCTGCTGGCGTGGGCCGATGGCACCTTCACCTTCTCGCCCGGTGGAAGCCCGGCGCGACCGCGCATCAACCGCGCCATGGACGACGCGCTGCTGGAGGGCATGCGCCAGTCGGACGAGGTGAACCGGCTGATGCCGGGCCTGCCTCCGCGCCACACGCGCCTGATGCTGGCGCCGGACCTGGACCTCCAGCAGGACCAGCACCCGGTGACGGCGCAGGTGGTGGGGCTGTTGCGTCAGCCGCGCGCGCTGGGCGAGGTGCTCGACCTGGCGCCCGCCACGGACCTGGAAGTGCTGGGCGTGTTGTCCACGCTGATCCAACGCGGGGTGGCGAAGCCCGCGGACGCGGATGGCGCGGACGCGAACGCCAACGAGCTGCTGGGCGCCGCGGAGGTGCACGCGCTGCGAGGCCGCATCCTGCGCACCAAGGCGCCCGCGAAGGTCGCCACCGCGAAGATTTTCGTCTGCGGCAGCGGCTCCTCCGCCGCGCGCCGGGTGATGGCGCGGGTGCCCGGCCTGGAGGCCCTGTCGGCCGAGCCCACCGCGGTGAAGAGCGGCTTCGGGACGCTGGGGCGGCTGGTGCTGAGCGAGGTGCTGCGCCTGGACTTCTGCACCCTGCCTCCCGCCGAGGCGGCGCGGCCCCTGTGGCGGCCCTTCAGCGCGGGCGCGGTGGGCGCGCTCTTGATGGACGTCTCGGAGCCGGCGGTGGGGCTCGCGCACTACCTGGCGTGGGAGGCGCGGATGCCCATTGTCGTGGTGGGCGCGGAGGTCCCCGCGGCGCTCCAGGGGGCACCAGCGGGAGCGCTCAGCGTGGTGGACGACCTGGGCGAGGCGCTGCGGGCCTTGCTGGTGCAGGCGCTCAACCCCGCCCCCATGCTCCCCGGAGTGCCCCAGGTGCAGCGGGCCATCGCCTCCGGGGCCTGA
- the dapF gene encoding diaminopimelate epimerase, with product MDVRERIFKYQGLGNDFVVLDRRRSGMDIDAETSRWMCDRRLGIGADGVLALLPSEQGLARMVVHNADGSIAEMCGNGLRCAVKYLVDHSAEHPGRLDVETGAGVLTCVPGYGDGGVVVVDISMGPARLVAPNLPSGATGRPFLDSQLQGYPDLRASAVSMGNPHLVLLDRPLEDAAKLGPELERHPAFKDRTNVEFVRVEPDGLTVVVWERGCGLTQACGTGACASAVAAVLAGRLPADTWLRVTLPGGDLAIRVPADLSDIRLRGPVAFVFEGVVALPSGR from the coding sequence GTGGACGTTCGCGAGCGCATCTTCAAGTACCAAGGCCTGGGCAATGACTTCGTGGTCCTGGACCGTCGCCGGTCCGGGATGGACATCGACGCCGAGACGTCGCGCTGGATGTGCGACCGCAGGCTCGGCATCGGCGCGGACGGTGTCCTCGCGCTCCTGCCTTCCGAGCAGGGCCTGGCCCGGATGGTCGTCCACAACGCCGATGGCAGCATCGCGGAGATGTGCGGCAACGGCCTGCGCTGCGCCGTGAAGTACCTGGTCGACCACTCCGCGGAACACCCCGGCCGACTCGATGTGGAGACCGGAGCGGGCGTGCTCACCTGCGTGCCCGGCTACGGCGACGGCGGAGTCGTCGTCGTGGACATCTCCATGGGCCCCGCGCGCCTCGTCGCGCCCAACCTCCCCTCGGGTGCCACGGGGCGCCCCTTCCTGGACTCACAGCTGCAGGGGTACCCGGACCTGCGCGCCTCCGCGGTGAGCATGGGCAACCCCCATCTGGTCCTCCTGGACCGTCCACTGGAAGACGCGGCGAAGCTGGGGCCGGAGCTGGAGCGGCATCCGGCGTTCAAGGACCGGACGAACGTCGAGTTCGTCCGAGTGGAGCCGGACGGCCTCACCGTCGTCGTGTGGGAGCGAGGCTGTGGGCTGACCCAGGCGTGTGGAACGGGGGCGTGTGCCTCGGCGGTGGCCGCGGTGCTGGCGGGGCGGCTGCCCGCGGACACCTGGCTGCGAGTCACCTTGCCCGGAGGCGACCTGGCCATCCGCGTGCCCGCCGACCTGTCCGACATCCGCCTCCGTGGACCCGTCGCGTTTGTCTTCGAGGGCGTTGTCGCGCTTCCATCGGGCCGGTAA